One Ahaetulla prasina isolate Xishuangbanna chromosome 1, ASM2864084v1, whole genome shotgun sequence DNA window includes the following coding sequences:
- the EVA1A gene encoding protein eva-1 homolog A codes for MKFRGEHQRSMKPAGTSTEISLFSNILSAYSFITENPERAALCFVSGICIGLLLTLLALVVQISCQTDCKQSSTQRPSCNSDGSWSDSDSDTTSDLSMRRQRRFERTLNMNVFTSAEELERAQRLEERERIIREIWMNGQPDIPGTRSLNRYY; via the exons ATGAAGTTCAGAGGAGAACATCAAAGAAGTATGAAGCCTGCAGGTACCAGCACAGAGATTTCCTTGTTCAGCAATATCCTATCAGCATATTCCTTCATCACAG AAAACCCTGAACGAGCTGCCCTCTGTTTTGTGTCTGGGATTTGCATTGGACTTCTCTTGACCTTGTTGGCTTTAGTTGTCCAAATCTCCTGTCAAACTGATTGCAAACAGTCATCAACCCAAAGGCCATCATGCAACAGTGACGGTAGCTGGAGTGACAGTGACTCAGATACCACCTCAGACCTGTCCATGCGACGGCAACGTCGATTTGAACGGACTTTGAACATGAATGTCTTTACTTCAGCTGAGGAGCTTGAGAGAGCGCAACGGCTGGAGGAAAGGGAGCGCATCATCCGAGAGATATGGATGAATGGCCAGCCAGATATTCCAGGAACCAGGAGCCTCAATCGCTACTACTGA